GGACCGGGCACATTGGGTTCAATGAACCCGGATCAGGCACCGATTCACGGACGCGAATGATCACGCTGGACGGCATGACTCGGATCGATTCGGCCAGCCATTTCTTTGGTGTCGAGAATGTGCCGCGACGCGCCATCACAATGGGAGTCGCCACGATCCTGCAAGCTCGTAAGATTTTCTTGCTGGCGTTTGGCGAAGGCAAATCATCGATCATCGCTCGTACGATCGAGGGCGAGCTCGCACCTTCGGTTCCCGCCACGTCTTTGCAGCAGCACCCCGACACAGAACTGATCCTCGATCGAGCCGCCGCGGCTCAGTTGACGGTTATTCAGTCACCATGGCTGGTCGACAAAGTCATCTGGGATGACACGATGGTCCGCCGCGCCGTGATCGATCTTTCGCAAGCGTTGCAGAAACCCGTCTTGATGCTGGTCGACGGAGACTACAACGAAAACGGTCTGCAAGATTTGTTGGCCGAACATGGATCGGCCTACGAGATCAATCTCCGTGTCTTCCGGCATTTGCAAAGCACGATCACGGGATGGCCTGCCGGGAAGCCGAACCAGCCCGATGTTGTCTTTCCGAAACGCATTGTCCTGTTCTCACCTCACCCCGATGACGATGTCATTTCAATGGGAGGAACCCTGACCCGGCTCGCCGATCAAGGTCACGAGGTTCACGTTGCCTACCAAACGTCCGGTAACATCGCGGTCTTCGACGGCGACGCAATCCGCTTCGCCAAATTCGCTCGTGAGTTTTGCAAAGAGTTCGACTTGCTGACTCCTCCGGTGGTTGAACTGACCAAACGGATGATCGAGTTCCTGGGCGACAAGGACCACGGAGAAGTTGACATCCCCGAAATGCAACGACTCAAGGGATTGATCCGTCGAGGAGAAGCCGAAGAGGGCGCGATCGTTTGCGGTGTTCCTGCCGAGCGGTTGCACTTCCTGGAGTTGCCGTTTTACGAAACGGGTGTCGTTCGAAAGAGCGCGATTAGCGACGCTGATATTCAAATCACGGTCGACCTGCTTCGCGAGGTCCAGCCGCATCAAATCTACGCAGCCGGCGACCTCAGTGACCCGCACGGGACGCATCGAACCTGCCTCGAGATTTTGTTGGCTGCGTGCGAGCGATGCCAGGACGACGAATGGATGAGCCATTGCGTCGTTTGGCTGTACCGCGGTGCTTGGCAAGAATGGGCACCGCACGAAATTGAGATGGCTGTGCCACTGAGTCCGCAGGAAGTCGACCGAAAACGGGCGGCGATTTTCAAGCACGAATCACAGAAGGACCGAGCCTTGTTCCCCGGCGCCGACGCACGTGAGTTTTGGCAACGCGCAGAAGCCCGCAACGCATCCACCGCTCGCACCTACGATCAACTCGGATTGGCACAGTACCAAGCCATCGAAGGTTTCGTAGAATACAAACGCCCGCAGAGCTGACATCTTAAAATGAACATCTAATGCGAGCCTCTCTGCAGGAAACGCTATCCGAGCCGAAAAGAAGACCAAACTCATGCTGCTTCGAGACATCAGTCGTTCTTACGTGAGTCAGACTGTCGTGGTCGCCAGCGGCGGCATCGCCTACCTACTTTTCGGATCGACTGCGGGGCTCGTGGTCGCTGCGGTCACAATCTTGGTTCTTGTGTTTCGATTCATCCAGCAGTTCTTGCGAGTGTAAACTCCTATCATTGTCAGCATACCGTTTGCCACTGACTTTCGTTTCGCAAACTCTGTCGGTTCGGGAGTTGTATTCCGTCCGATGTCCGAACATGAGTCGGAAAGGTACTTCAATGGCGATCGCGAATCAGTCAATTCCTGTTTTACGGTGAAGAGCTGTTCTCGTACGGTCGTTTACTTGCGTCATGATCCAATTTGATAGACGACGCCTCTTTGTCTGGACCGTGAATGCGGGCTTCATTTGCATCGCCACATTCGTCGTGTCGGCAATTCTGCTTACATCGGCCCGTTGGAGCGGTCGCTTCATGCTGCAGATCGACATTGAATTGCCACCGGATGTCGAACGGGAATCGCTTGTCTACATGGAATGCTGGGATGAACAAATCGCCGACTGGCTCTGCACGCCTGGCAACCAAGTGAAAGAAGGATTCGAGCCACCATCGCAGCGCACGACAAATCGCGACATCGTCGTTGTGTCGACCGGTGGGAAGTCCAGTGCTCTTCGAATCTTCGACACCTACCACCAGCCAGAAACTCTTGTTCTGCAGTACGATCGAGTAGCAACTCTTGGGCAAAGAGAGACACTCCGAACTCTCGTTCCGATACCCAAAGGACGCGGTGATCGGTCGGTTTCGATCGACTTGAAGCAGGAGGCAAAGTGATTCGATCGCTGTCCGTGCCGGCGTTCCTGTTGTTGGCCTGCTTGCTTTCAGGTGCCTACGGAATGCTGCACAATCAGGTTTCGTATTCCATCTCAGGAGAATACTTCACCAAATTCAAATTCGATCAGTTTGGCATCTCGCCGGAAACTCCTGAACGACTCGGAGCGGCAATCGTTGGATGGCACGCGTCTTGGTGGATGGGCGCGTTCATCGGACTCTTTCTGATTCCGGCCGGGATGCTTGTCCGCAGTGATATTGGCTATGTGTTCGCGGTGCTCCGCTCATTCGTAGTCGTCCTGTCAACGACAATGCTGGTCGGAGCACTCGGGTTGCTCCTAGCCTTTGTCTTCGCCGGATCCAACCCTGACGTTGACTCAATGCTACGTGAAGCGATGATCACCGATCCAATCGCGTTCCGTCGAACTGCCTCGCTTCACAACGCCAGCTACATCGGTGGATTGCTTGGAATCTTTGCGGGTTGGGCAAGCATTCTAAGATCATTCCTTCGCGAAAACGAACGCCTGAATTTTGAGTCTCGCGAGGGTGAGGAATGAAGCGAAAAAGCTATTCACTTCGGATGCTGTTGCTGTGTACGACGCTGACTGCATTCGTGCTTGCGCTCAATCAGGTTGCATCGCCTGTACATCAGTTGGTTCGCTACCTTGGCCCATTGCCGAATCGATGCTTGCGGGAGCCGCAGACAATCCACTATGGCTGGCCTGTCTTTTCTCGCACAGATCGATCAACCAACCATCCTCGTCATAGAACCGGACCTTGCGAGTACGATTCCACCTACCATTCAATCGGGCTCGCTTGCAATTTGGCGGTCGCCATTCTGATGTCCACCGTGGTAGTCTACGCAATCGTGACGCTGCCGGACTTTATCGCCTGGAGATTGAAATTGGACCGAGAGCGGCAAGTGATTGAACGGTCTTTGCGGGGCAGGACAGACAGAAAAAAGGCCGAAGAGCATTCATGAACGTTGACACTGAGAGCACCGAAGCGGCAGATCTGCCGTTACTGCCCACTAGGAAAGGCTACGTTCCGATTGGCGAACGTCTCAACCAAGACGTCTGGCACGACAATTTTGTTCCAAGATACAGTGTTCTCGCGTCTGCCCCGCCAACTCGCTTGACCTTGGTCGGTGTGTGGTTGCTTTTCGGCCCGATGGTGTTCTTCTCTGTTTTCGCGTCGCTGATCTGGATTGGCGATTCACAAGACTTTCTTGCGAAGCTCATCTCGGGGGTCTGGTCTTGTCTGTACACATCCGTGCCCGCTGCGGTGTTGTACAAACAGACGCAACGATACCTGAGATCGGCCTGGAAACGGCACGAGGACAACGTCGAAAACGCGAGTTGCGAAACAACATGATCCCCTCTGTCAGCGTGTTGAATTCATCGTCGGTCATCTGTGTTCATCGTCATTCATTTGTGGCCAATATTCCTGGCAGTCTTCAATAAGTCTTTTTCCACAGATGAATTGGGATGAACTCAGATTTGAGGCGCGAGAATTTGTTCAGTTCAGGTTCATCTCGTCTTGCAGCATGATGATAGAATTGACGAATGGTCGGCTGGCGTATCAGCCGCGATTCTCAAAGCCTCGTTCAGGATTGAGTCACATGAGTTCCACCAACCCATACAAGACAACTCGCCACTGCCTCGACCAAATTGCTCAGCCACGCATCAACCGACGGCGATGGGCTTTGGCCAGTTTTGCGATCGTCTTTCTCGCGTGTGTCGGCTTCGGTGGATATGGACTCTACGTTGACGCTCAGTACGCTGCGACACTTCCTTCGAATGTACCGAGATGCGGCAACCCGGCTATGGCTGCGATGGCATTCATCTTTCCGATTGGTCCAGTATTCGGAAGTGTTGCAGCTGGGATGGGCTACCTCGCAGCTGCTGTGCTCGATCCGCGACCTTGAATCTCGACACTTTGGGGCAGGATGCGAGTCACCACGAAGGACGAATATGCCTTGCTTCAGCGGGAGGAGAGCGGGTTCGATGAAGGTTCCGACTGATTTTGCCAGGGGACGACGCGTGGGTCGGGTCTCGCGGTGATGGCGAGCCACTTTCCATCGCGTGAAAGATCGACTCCAGAAATTTGTCGATCGATTGGTTGATTGGGCCAAATCTTTGGCACGCCAGGGGATTCCACGTCCACAAAATGCAACTGGTTCCGCTTCGATTCGATGACTTGCATTGGAAACAGCAGGTGGCGACTGTCCGAAGACCAGCTCATGTCACCGCCAACCTTTGCCGGCGTGTCGATGACACGAAGCCGGGCCGGACTGGACAACGTGACAACCGCGATCTCATCGCCCGAATTGTCGCGACGTCTTCCTTTGATCGCGATCTTTTTCCCGTCCGGTGACCAGCTCATGTTCCAG
Above is a window of Rhodopirellula bahusiensis DNA encoding:
- a CDS encoding glucosamine-6-phosphate deaminase, with protein sequence MSGTDATHLVPQSPKNKIAYRVYPESTDASAAVAREIADLIRSRAAESKTAVLGLVAGSSPVNVYAELIRLHREENLSLANVVTFNLDEYYPMQPACLQSHSRFMHEHLFDHVDIRPENIHLPDGTEPVESIAESCSAYDQKMLDAGGIDIQLLGIGRTGHIGFNEPGSGTDSRTRMITLDGMTRIDSASHFFGVENVPRRAITMGVATILQARKIFLLAFGEGKSSIIARTIEGELAPSVPATSLQQHPDTELILDRAAAAQLTVIQSPWLVDKVIWDDTMVRRAVIDLSQALQKPVLMLVDGDYNENGLQDLLAEHGSAYEINLRVFRHLQSTITGWPAGKPNQPDVVFPKRIVLFSPHPDDDVISMGGTLTRLADQGHEVHVAYQTSGNIAVFDGDAIRFAKFAREFCKEFDLLTPPVVELTKRMIEFLGDKDHGEVDIPEMQRLKGLIRRGEAEEGAIVCGVPAERLHFLELPFYETGVVRKSAISDADIQITVDLLREVQPHQIYAAGDLSDPHGTHRTCLEILLAACERCQDDEWMSHCVVWLYRGAWQEWAPHEIEMAVPLSPQEVDRKRAAIFKHESQKDRALFPGADAREFWQRAEARNASTARTYDQLGLAQYQAIEGFVEYKRPQS